CCACCAGCAAAATCGCGGCGCCGAACAGGAAGTCGATGTTGTACAGCTGAAAGTCATTCAACGGCCCCACCAACAGCACCCGGATCGCACCGATACTCACCAGCGTCGCCAGAAAATCGATACCCGGCTCGTCGCGATAGAACACGTGCATCAGCGGCAGGCAGATCACCAGCAACAACAGCAGCACGATCACCTTGAACGAGCCTTTGCGCTCGACGCTGAAGGCGCACTCATAGGCCGCGTAAGGTTTGTAATCCTCCTCGCGGACCAGTGAATTTTTCTCATTGATGTACTCGGCGCGGTTGTACTTCTGAATCGGCGTGAAGGTGTTGGACATCTCCATGTGGGTGGTGATGCGCTTGAATTTCAGGTCAATCCGTTCATTGCCCTTGAGGATGTACAGCACCGGCTTGTAGCCGTAGCGATAGCTATCGAACGGAAATGCTGCTGCCCTCCCCTGGACGCCGATGGGCCGGGTTTCAAGCTCGGCGTAGGCGCTCTTGTCGAGTGAGGAGAGATTGCGACTCAGGGGCTTGACCCTGACCTGCTCGAGGAAAATCGGCGTGACGCCGTAAGACCATTGCAGCGGTTCCAGGCGCAGGCGCAATTCGTTGCGGCCCAGGTCATAACGATCGAAGGTACGCTCGGACACGATGACCGCCCCCGAGAGCATGAATTCGCCGCGCACATTGCTGGTGATGCGCAGTGTCAGCCAATCCTTGCCCAGGGCCGCCACGTCGCTGGCCGGTGGCGTTCCGCACCAGGCAGCACTGTCGAATGACTCCCCGAGTTGCCCGTTGCGGTTTTCCTGAAACAGATAGACGTAACTGCCCCACAGGGCCGCCATCAGCACCAGTGCGATCAGCCCCAGAATTTTCTTGCCCGCGCTCAAACCAGACTCCTTTCTTCGCTGACTTCCTTGTGAGGCGCGGACTCTATCAAAACGGGATCACCGTCCAAAGCAAAAAGATCGCAGCCTTCGGCAACTCCTACACAGTGCTGTGTCCACCTGCAGGAGCTGCCGAAGGCTGCGATCTTTTGATCTTCTCTTATCGCCGTCGAAATAGCGGGCGCGGCTCAATCACCGAGCGCCCATACAGCACGCTCATGCCCGCCAACCCCTTGAGCGCATCTTCGGCGGACTTGTCTTCGCGTACGGCAAAGCTGTCAAAACCGCATTGACGCATGTGGCTGAGCTGATCACGCAACACATCGCCGATCGCGCGCAATTCGCCGGTCCAGCCCAGTCGGGTGCGCAGCAGGTACGCCTGACTGTAGGCGCGTCCGTCGCGGAAACTCGGGAAATCCAGGGCAATCAGCGGCAGTTGCGCAAACCATGGCTTGAGGCACTCCACCTCATCGTCCGGGCCCAACCAGACCCCGCGCTGTTGCGGATCTTCCAGCCAGCGGGACAGCGGCAGAATCAGCGGACCTGTGGGCCATCCCGCATCGGGGTCCCTGAGCAACGTCCACGGGTCGTCAGGGACAATCCGCGCCTTACCCACCTCCAGCCGCAGCAGATTGTTCATGCCGACACCTCCAGCAGCTTCGGATAAACCGCTTCCTTGAACGGCTCCAGACCGATGCGCTGCAAGGTGTCGACGAACAGTTCTTCGCTCTCGCGGTAACGCACGAAGGTGGCGATGATTCGTTCGATGACGTCGGGCACTTCGGCGGAGCTGAAGGACGGGCCGATGACTTTGCCCAACGCGCTGTTCTTGCCCTGGGCGCCGCCGAGGGTGATCTGGTACCACTCGCTGCCGTTCTTGTCGACGCCGAGAATGCCGATGTTGCCAATGTGGTGATGGCCGCAGGCGTTCATGCATCCGGAAATGTTGAGGCTGATGTCGCCCAGGTCATGCAGGTAGTCCAGGTCTTCGAAGCGCGCCTGGATGCCCTGCGCAATCGGGATCGACTTGGCGTTGGCCAGGGCGCAGAAGTCGCCGCCGGGACAGGCGATGATGTCAGTCAGCAATCCGACATTGGCGCTGCCGAGGCCATGCTCGCAAGCCAGGCGCCACAGAGCGAACAGGTCCGACTTCGGCACGTCGGGCAGGACGATGTTCTGCTCATGGGCGATGCGGATTTCGCCGAAACCGAACTGCTCGGACCACCCGGCAACGGCGTCCATTTGCTCGCCGGTGACGTCGCCCGGCGGTGCCGCGATGCCCGGCTTGGTCGACAGCACCACACTGGCGTAGCCCGGCACCTTGTGCGGTTGGACGTTGCGCGACACCCAGCGGGCGAAGGTCGGGTTCTCGGCCAGGCATGTGCCGAACTCCAGATCGGTGTTGGACAACGAACGGTAATCCGGTGGTACGAAGGCACTGGCGACACGCTCGTATTCAACGCCGGTCAACTGTGCCGGGCCATCCTTCAAGTGCTGCCACTCCTCCTCCACTTCCCTGGCAAAGGCTTCGATGCCCAGCGCCTTGACCAGAATCTTGATCCGCGCCTTGTACTTGTTGTCGCGCCGGCCGTGGCGGTTGTAAACCCGCAGCACCGCCTCGACGTAGGACAGCAAGTGCTGCCACGGCAAGCCTTCGCGAATCTGCAAACCAAGAATGGGCGTGCGCCCCAAACCACCGCCAACGATGACTCGCAGGAGCATTTGTCCGTCGGTGCCGGGGTAAAGATAGAGGCCGATGTCATGCATCATGATTGCCGCGCGGTCCTGCTCGGCCGAGCAGATGGCGATCTTGAACTTGCGCGGCAGGAACAGGAATTCCGGGTTGATGGTCGACCACTGGCGCAGGATTTCCGCCAGGGGGCGCGGGTCGATCAGTTCGTCGGCGGCCACCCCGGCGAAGGCTTCGGTGGTGATGTTGCGCACACAGTTGCCAGAGGTCTGGATGGCATGCATTTCCACCTCGGCCAGGCGCTCGAGAATCTCCGGTACCTGGGCCAGTTCGATCCAGTTGAACTGCATGTTCTGCCGCGTGGTGAAGTGGCCATAGCCGCGATCGTAATCCCGGGCGATGCTCGCCAGTGTGCGCATCTGCCGGGCGCTGAGCGTGCCGTAGGGAATGGCCACGCGCAGCATGTAGGCGTGTTTTTGCATGTACAGGCCGTTCTGCAAGCGCAGCGGCAGGAACTCCTCTTCGCTCAACTCGCCCGCCGTGAAGCGTTCGACCTGATCGCGAAACTGCGCAACCCGCTCGAAGACCAGCGCCCGGTCATAGTCGTCGTACTGATACATGTGGCTACCTCATCAGGATTGATCGGGCTCTGCGGCTCGTTCTCGATGAGGCGACTATGAGGGGCGCCGGGAAAACATTACAGATTCAGAAAGCGGCGAAAAAACCATATCAGCCTTCACATTACAGGGGTCGTTTCAGCATTTCCCCAACGATGTCCAATCGTACGAATCCCCGACCGGGTTTATTAAACTCCTGGATTCCATCCACCGATACTGTCCACTCTGCCAAGTGCAGGCTCTCGCAACTGATCCGTATAAATTACGCTTTCCTGAATCTGTTTTGTTTTCGATCAGGTTTCTACAGTTCACGGCATGCCAGTCCGGGTGGCCTGGCAAGACTTTGCAACCGTGGAAGCATTGACCATGAGCACAGCGACAATCGGACAGGCCTATAACTACAAGGTCGTCCGCCAATTCATCGTGGCGACCATTGTCTGGGGCGTCGTGGGGATGGCGATGGGGGTGTGGATCGCCTCGCAACTGGTGTGGCCCGAGATGAACCTCGACCTGCCGTGGACCACCTTCGGCCGCTTGCGTCCGCTGCACACCAGCCTGGTGATTTTCGGCTTTGCCGGCAGCGCGCAGTTCGCTGCCAGTTACTACGCGGTGCAGCGTACCTGCCAAGTGCGGCTGTACTCGGACACCCTCGCCGCGTTCACTTTCTGGGGCTGGCAATCGGTGATCGTGGTCATGCTGATCACCCTGCCGCTGGGCTATACCACCACCAAGGAATACGCCGAGATCGAGTTCTCCGGCGCGGTGTGGATGACCGTGGTCTGGGTGGCCTACGCCATCGTGTTTTTCACCACCGTGGTGCAACGCAAGACCCGACACATCTACGTCGGCAACTGGTTCTTTGGCGCGTTCATCGTGGTGATTGCCATGCTGCACGTGGTCAATCACCTGTCGATTCCCGTGGACTGGTTCAAGTCCTATCCGGTGTATTCCGGGGCGACCGATGCGATGGTGCAGTGGTGGTACGGGCACAACGCGGTGGGCTTCTTCCTGACCACCGGGTTCCTCGGAATGATGTATTACTTTGTGCCCAAGCAGGTCGGGCGGCCGGTGTATTCGTATCGTTTGTCCATCGTGCATTTCTGGGCGCTGATCACGCTGTACATCTGGGCCGGCCCGCACCATTTGCACTAC
This DNA window, taken from Pseudomonas fluorescens NCIMB 11764, encodes the following:
- a CDS encoding DUF934 domain-containing protein, yielding MNNLLRLEVGKARIVPDDPWTLLRDPDAGWPTGPLILPLSRWLEDPQQRGVWLGPDDEVECLKPWFAQLPLIALDFPSFRDGRAYSQAYLLRTRLGWTGELRAIGDVLRDQLSHMRQCGFDSFAVREDKSAEDALKGLAGMSVLYGRSVIEPRPLFRRR
- a CDS encoding nitrite/sulfite reductase, with amino-acid sequence MYQYDDYDRALVFERVAQFRDQVERFTAGELSEEEFLPLRLQNGLYMQKHAYMLRVAIPYGTLSARQMRTLASIARDYDRGYGHFTTRQNMQFNWIELAQVPEILERLAEVEMHAIQTSGNCVRNITTEAFAGVAADELIDPRPLAEILRQWSTINPEFLFLPRKFKIAICSAEQDRAAIMMHDIGLYLYPGTDGQMLLRVIVGGGLGRTPILGLQIREGLPWQHLLSYVEAVLRVYNRHGRRDNKYKARIKILVKALGIEAFAREVEEEWQHLKDGPAQLTGVEYERVASAFVPPDYRSLSNTDLEFGTCLAENPTFARWVSRNVQPHKVPGYASVVLSTKPGIAAPPGDVTGEQMDAVAGWSEQFGFGEIRIAHEQNIVLPDVPKSDLFALWRLACEHGLGSANVGLLTDIIACPGGDFCALANAKSIPIAQGIQARFEDLDYLHDLGDISLNISGCMNACGHHHIGNIGILGVDKNGSEWYQITLGGAQGKNSALGKVIGPSFSSAEVPDVIERIIATFVRYRESEELFVDTLQRIGLEPFKEAVYPKLLEVSA
- the ccoN gene encoding cytochrome-c oxidase, cbb3-type subunit I, whose product is MSTATIGQAYNYKVVRQFIVATIVWGVVGMAMGVWIASQLVWPEMNLDLPWTTFGRLRPLHTSLVIFGFAGSAQFAASYYAVQRTCQVRLYSDTLAAFTFWGWQSVIVVMLITLPLGYTTTKEYAEIEFSGAVWMTVVWVAYAIVFFTTVVQRKTRHIYVGNWFFGAFIVVIAMLHVVNHLSIPVDWFKSYPVYSGATDAMVQWWYGHNAVGFFLTTGFLGMMYYFVPKQVGRPVYSYRLSIVHFWALITLYIWAGPHHLHYTALPDWAQSLGMAMSLILLAPSWGGMINGMMTLSGAWHKLRSDPILRFLVLSLAFYGMSTFEGPMMAIKTVNALSHYTDWTIGHVHAGALGWVAMITFGAVYHMIPKVFGREQMYSTPLINLHFWLATIGTVLYIASMWVNGITQGLMWRAINDDGTLTYSFVEALQASHPGFVVRFAGGVFFLSGMLLMAYNAWRTVRVSDAAMAEREAQIA